From the Patagioenas fasciata isolate bPatFas1 chromosome Z, bPatFas1.hap1, whole genome shotgun sequence genome, one window contains:
- the SNX2 gene encoding sorting nexin-2 isoform X1, whose product MAAEREPPPLAEARPADFEELEDGEDLFTSTVSTLESSPSSPEPASLPAEDLSTNSNGPKPAEIMLDDDREDLFAEATEEVSLDSPERDPILSPEPTPAITPVTPTTLVAPRMESKSVTAPVIFDRSREEIEEEANGDLFDIEINVSDPEKVGDGMNAYMAYRVTTKTSLSMFHKNEFSVKRRFSDFLGLHSKLTAKYMHIGYIVPPAPEKSIVGMTMVKVGKEDSSSTEFVEKRRAALERYLQRTVKHPTLLQDPDLRQFLESSELPRAVNTQALTGAGILRMVNKAADAVNKMTIKMNESDAWFEEKQQQFENLDQQLRKLHASVEALVCHRKELSANTAAFAKSAAMLGNSEDHTALSRALSQLAEVEEKIDQLHQEQAFADFYVFSELLGDYIRLIAAVKGVFAHRMKCWQKWQDAQVTLQKKREAEAKLQLANKPDKLQQAKDEIKEWETKVQQGEKDFEQISKTIRKEVGRFEKERVKDFKTVIIKYLESLVQTQQQLIKYWEAFLPEAKAIA is encoded by the exons tcaAGTCCTTCATCTCCAGAGCCAGCAAGTCTTCCTGCAGAAGACCTCAGCACAAACTCCAATGGTCCGAAGCCAGCAGAAATCATGCTAGATGATGACAGAGAAGACCTCTTTGCTG AAGCAACAGAAGAAGTTTCATTGGACAGTCCAGAGAGGGATCCAATACTTTCGCCAGAACCTACTCCTGCAATCACTCCTGTAACACCTACTACATTAGTAGCTCCCAGAATGGAATCGAAAAGCGTAACAGCCCCTGTGATTTTTGATCGATCCAGAGAAGAG ATTGAAGAGGAAGCAAATGGAGATTTGTTTGATATAGAAATCAATGTATCAGATCCAGAGAAAGTTG GGGATGGCATGAATGCTTATATGGCATACAGAGTAACAACAAAG acatcacTTTCCATGTTCCACAAAAATGAATTCTCTGTTAAAAGAAGATTCAGTGATTTTCTTGGCTTGCACAGCAAGTTAACAGCAAAGTACATGCATATTGGTTACATTGTGCCTCCAGCTCCAGAAAAAAGTATTGTAG GCATGACCATGGTTAAAGTAGGCAAGGAAGATTCTTCATCTACTGAATTTGTAGAGAAAAGAAGAGCAGCTCTAGAAAG GTACCTACAACGAACTGTAAAACACCCAACCTTGTTACAGGATCCAGATTTAAGACAGTTCTTGGAAAGTTCTGag CTGCCAAGAGCAGTTAACACTCAGGCTCTGACTGGAGCAGGAATATTGAGGATGGTGAACAAGGCTGCTGACGCTGTCAACAAAATGACAATCAAGATGAATGAATCGGATGCA TGGtttgaagaaaaacagcagcaatttgagaATCTGGATCAGCAACTTAGGAAACTTCATGCCAGTGTCGAAGCATTAGTCTGTCACAgaaaag AGCTTTCAGCCAACACAGCTGCTTTTGCTAAAAGTGCTGCCATGTTAGGCAATTCTGAGGACCACACTGCTCTATCTAGAGCTTTGTCTCAGCTTGCAGAGGTTGAGGAGAAGATAGATCAATTGCATCAAGAACAAGCTTTTGCTGATTTTTATGTGTTCTCAGAACTGCTTGGTGATTACATTCGTCTCATTGCTGCAGTAAAA GGTGTGTTTGCTCATCGAATGAAATGCTGGCAGAAATGGCAAGATGCTCAGGTGACTTTACAAAAAAAACGTGAAGCTGAAGCAAAGCTCCAACTTGCCAACAAACCTGATAAATTGCAGCAAGCTAAAGATGAGATAAAAGAG TGGGAGACAAAAGTTCAGCAAGGGGAAAAAGATTTTGAACAGATCTCCAAAACCATTCGCAAGGAAGTGGGAAGATTTGAG AAGGAACGAGTGAAAGACTTTAAAACTGTTATTATCAAGTACTTAGAGTCGTTAGtgcaaacacaacagcag CTAATAAAATACTGGGAGGCATTCCTACCTGAAGCCAAAGCCATAGCCTAA
- the SNX2 gene encoding sorting nexin-2 isoform X2 — MAAEREPPPLAEARPADFEELEDGEDLFTSTVSTLESSPSSPEPASLPAEDLSTNSNGPKPAEIMLDDDREDLFAEATEEVSLDSPERDPILSPEPTPAITPVTPTTLVAPRMESKSVTAPVIFDRSREEIEEEANGDLFDIEINVSDPEKVGDGMNAYMAYRVTTKTSLSMFHKNEFSVKRRFSDFLGLHSKLTAKYMHIGYIVPPAPEKSIVGMTMVKVGKEDSSSTEFVEKRRAALERYLQRTVKHPTLLQDPDLRQFLESSELPRAVNTQALTGAGILRMVNKAADAVNKMTIKMNESDAWFEEKQQQFENLDQQLRKLHASVEALVCHRKELSANTAAFAKSAAMLGNSEDHTALSRALSQLAEVEEKIDQLHQEQAFADFYVFSELLGDYIRLIAAVKGVFAHRMKCWQKWQDAQVTLQKKREAEAKLQLANKPDKLQQAKDEIKEWETKVQQGEKDFEQISKTIRKEVGRFELIKYWEAFLPEAKAIA; from the exons tcaAGTCCTTCATCTCCAGAGCCAGCAAGTCTTCCTGCAGAAGACCTCAGCACAAACTCCAATGGTCCGAAGCCAGCAGAAATCATGCTAGATGATGACAGAGAAGACCTCTTTGCTG AAGCAACAGAAGAAGTTTCATTGGACAGTCCAGAGAGGGATCCAATACTTTCGCCAGAACCTACTCCTGCAATCACTCCTGTAACACCTACTACATTAGTAGCTCCCAGAATGGAATCGAAAAGCGTAACAGCCCCTGTGATTTTTGATCGATCCAGAGAAGAG ATTGAAGAGGAAGCAAATGGAGATTTGTTTGATATAGAAATCAATGTATCAGATCCAGAGAAAGTTG GGGATGGCATGAATGCTTATATGGCATACAGAGTAACAACAAAG acatcacTTTCCATGTTCCACAAAAATGAATTCTCTGTTAAAAGAAGATTCAGTGATTTTCTTGGCTTGCACAGCAAGTTAACAGCAAAGTACATGCATATTGGTTACATTGTGCCTCCAGCTCCAGAAAAAAGTATTGTAG GCATGACCATGGTTAAAGTAGGCAAGGAAGATTCTTCATCTACTGAATTTGTAGAGAAAAGAAGAGCAGCTCTAGAAAG GTACCTACAACGAACTGTAAAACACCCAACCTTGTTACAGGATCCAGATTTAAGACAGTTCTTGGAAAGTTCTGag CTGCCAAGAGCAGTTAACACTCAGGCTCTGACTGGAGCAGGAATATTGAGGATGGTGAACAAGGCTGCTGACGCTGTCAACAAAATGACAATCAAGATGAATGAATCGGATGCA TGGtttgaagaaaaacagcagcaatttgagaATCTGGATCAGCAACTTAGGAAACTTCATGCCAGTGTCGAAGCATTAGTCTGTCACAgaaaag AGCTTTCAGCCAACACAGCTGCTTTTGCTAAAAGTGCTGCCATGTTAGGCAATTCTGAGGACCACACTGCTCTATCTAGAGCTTTGTCTCAGCTTGCAGAGGTTGAGGAGAAGATAGATCAATTGCATCAAGAACAAGCTTTTGCTGATTTTTATGTGTTCTCAGAACTGCTTGGTGATTACATTCGTCTCATTGCTGCAGTAAAA GGTGTGTTTGCTCATCGAATGAAATGCTGGCAGAAATGGCAAGATGCTCAGGTGACTTTACAAAAAAAACGTGAAGCTGAAGCAAAGCTCCAACTTGCCAACAAACCTGATAAATTGCAGCAAGCTAAAGATGAGATAAAAGAG TGGGAGACAAAAGTTCAGCAAGGGGAAAAAGATTTTGAACAGATCTCCAAAACCATTCGCAAGGAAGTGGGAAGATTTGAG CTAATAAAATACTGGGAGGCATTCCTACCTGAAGCCAAAGCCATAGCCTAA
- the SNX2 gene encoding sorting nexin-2 isoform X3: MESKSVTAPVIFDRSREEIEEEANGDLFDIEINVSDPEKVGDGMNAYMAYRVTTKTSLSMFHKNEFSVKRRFSDFLGLHSKLTAKYMHIGYIVPPAPEKSIVGMTMVKVGKEDSSSTEFVEKRRAALERYLQRTVKHPTLLQDPDLRQFLESSELPRAVNTQALTGAGILRMVNKAADAVNKMTIKMNESDAWFEEKQQQFENLDQQLRKLHASVEALVCHRKELSANTAAFAKSAAMLGNSEDHTALSRALSQLAEVEEKIDQLHQEQAFADFYVFSELLGDYIRLIAAVKGVFAHRMKCWQKWQDAQVTLQKKREAEAKLQLANKPDKLQQAKDEIKEWETKVQQGEKDFEQISKTIRKEVGRFEKERVKDFKTVIIKYLESLVQTQQQLIKYWEAFLPEAKAIA, encoded by the exons ATGGAATCGAAAAGCGTAACAGCCCCTGTGATTTTTGATCGATCCAGAGAAGAG ATTGAAGAGGAAGCAAATGGAGATTTGTTTGATATAGAAATCAATGTATCAGATCCAGAGAAAGTTG GGGATGGCATGAATGCTTATATGGCATACAGAGTAACAACAAAG acatcacTTTCCATGTTCCACAAAAATGAATTCTCTGTTAAAAGAAGATTCAGTGATTTTCTTGGCTTGCACAGCAAGTTAACAGCAAAGTACATGCATATTGGTTACATTGTGCCTCCAGCTCCAGAAAAAAGTATTGTAG GCATGACCATGGTTAAAGTAGGCAAGGAAGATTCTTCATCTACTGAATTTGTAGAGAAAAGAAGAGCAGCTCTAGAAAG GTACCTACAACGAACTGTAAAACACCCAACCTTGTTACAGGATCCAGATTTAAGACAGTTCTTGGAAAGTTCTGag CTGCCAAGAGCAGTTAACACTCAGGCTCTGACTGGAGCAGGAATATTGAGGATGGTGAACAAGGCTGCTGACGCTGTCAACAAAATGACAATCAAGATGAATGAATCGGATGCA TGGtttgaagaaaaacagcagcaatttgagaATCTGGATCAGCAACTTAGGAAACTTCATGCCAGTGTCGAAGCATTAGTCTGTCACAgaaaag AGCTTTCAGCCAACACAGCTGCTTTTGCTAAAAGTGCTGCCATGTTAGGCAATTCTGAGGACCACACTGCTCTATCTAGAGCTTTGTCTCAGCTTGCAGAGGTTGAGGAGAAGATAGATCAATTGCATCAAGAACAAGCTTTTGCTGATTTTTATGTGTTCTCAGAACTGCTTGGTGATTACATTCGTCTCATTGCTGCAGTAAAA GGTGTGTTTGCTCATCGAATGAAATGCTGGCAGAAATGGCAAGATGCTCAGGTGACTTTACAAAAAAAACGTGAAGCTGAAGCAAAGCTCCAACTTGCCAACAAACCTGATAAATTGCAGCAAGCTAAAGATGAGATAAAAGAG TGGGAGACAAAAGTTCAGCAAGGGGAAAAAGATTTTGAACAGATCTCCAAAACCATTCGCAAGGAAGTGGGAAGATTTGAG AAGGAACGAGTGAAAGACTTTAAAACTGTTATTATCAAGTACTTAGAGTCGTTAGtgcaaacacaacagcag CTAATAAAATACTGGGAGGCATTCCTACCTGAAGCCAAAGCCATAGCCTAA